A single window of Dermochelys coriacea isolate rDerCor1 chromosome 2, rDerCor1.pri.v4, whole genome shotgun sequence DNA harbors:
- the JCAD gene encoding junctional protein associated with coronary artery disease isoform X3, whose product MKGLAPPHGVYRHAKESQLEVRAGTDSVTRSGLQETWKVPGDYKWQSLRTESWKHPKKFGRQMSDGDREKLLQNLYSLSLGDNVLSSHNKGKSHSLPRVLSPDTLKCVEIPSLVNNHHFLSGTKEPSSPQNRLPLEFTKPRETGSHLLPLAKPKYGRPLKPPSYELHRQMRAPVEISSFQDHQQTDEPVSYLAKGNELKQDIYIPDSGLEPPVYIPPPSYKSPPQPSVNQHSLNEVPNYDLCFDNSQRHPVERTLSSHLPSTLETAGEHCKDDQLPHGKQSHSRHTDDYLHSIQYIPFDDPRIRHIKIAHPESLQDNTKHTENTCSTNPTALQEKTIKLQYNSAFLDPSNLLNTVKGDRIPDSTTHNRWLAASNRDQENWALPDQRDNGDTDNHLPENETNQEYTKGNLSVRNPHMDSTCETVTRVKKFEPGTGMQSKKSSKKKMNETIFCLVSIPVKSESNLPDTDRNNNLTQSPDKKNEFDNNGALQEQSLLSMSSTDLELQALTGSMTNKTELQKQELWKPEEFKQMNDLRFTQPTKHRELKYSGSWPGDQYKDQQTQTCFTEDSKRSQFFYGIKPGEPNNKLMAPKFLACTASLVGSEQAGLSPDDRKYRQNAYNMKGQMNLNPSSNSAFSRTATSVIRVHSPKAYRSQPYGSCITMPTQERETGTSPRGDVVKGKANAPCKSKELFGQFLLKPVGRRPWDAISELESFNKELQEQEESTSSEDGVESEGTKQDCVPTKIGTSRTDESTQELRPCKQLKTLVPDVPVFKQGRVKSKSESWSMELKSDDPHICVGSQSSLNAKESSSLIKPADGSVITETSNQEVKNRTNKQGASSGPGNRVLSSSPNNANQSNPFNHVDLKETKEDRNYIAKMLDFVKRNKSAISRSDKPLERGSIVRLSLTSRNQGHSEPDLRSVGLDIYPEPGANNSDFSSNANAMEIPQNESLQARAARILGIEVAVESLIPGDRTGLHQYTSPANSVQDPELPVGGIARDKVETKDGSYEGRQKCDWTESSLFAGKRDFSFWTEYQSTDQEARSKTLVIEQGFEQHAGLNRQDEDPDLPCKSVKHQLAERNVIIPSSEKRVRSTSKVIETLQGKLASPPSRTVMDRLVRMKEIDSVSRMRRLSIKSADSGEEVDEEKSPRVQEERGSYAPLSSNELPRKMVHTGAVSKRIISLDENGHVTTIGKKKADRDFCLDMYDPSRVERV is encoded by the coding sequence ATGAAAGGATTGGCACCGCCCCACGGAGTGTACAGACATGCTAAAGAAAGTCAGCTGGAGGTAAGAGCAGGAACAGACAGTGTGACGAGAAGTGGCTTGCAGGAGACCTGGAAAGTGCCCGGTGATTACAAATGGCAAAGTTTAAGAACAGAAAGCTGGAAACACCCTAAAAAATTTGGAAGACAAATGTCTGATGGTGATAGAgagaaactgcttcaaaatttataCTCATTGAGCCTGGGAGACAATGTACTTAGCTCCCATAACAAAGGGAAATCACATTCATTGCCAAGAGTTCTTTCACCAGACACCCTGAAGTGTGTGGAAATACCCTCCCTGGTGAATAATCATCACTTCCTAAGTGGAACTAAAGAACCCTCTAGTCCCCAAAACAGACTGCCTTTGGAATTCACAAAACCCAGGGAAACTGGAAGCCACCTTCTTCCTCTGGCCAAGCCCAAGTATGGCAGACCCCTTAAACCTCCATCCTATGAACTGCACCGACAGATGAGGGCACCGGTAGAAATCAGTAGCTTTCAGGATCACCAGCAAACAGATGAGCCTGTTTCATATTTAGCTAAAGGTAATGAGCTGAAGCAAGACATTTACATTCCAGACTCTGGTTTAGAGCCCCCTGTCTATATACCACCTCCATCTTACAAGTCCCCACCTCAGCCAAGTGTGAATCAGCATTCCCTCAATGAAGTGCCTAACTATGACTTGTGCTTTGACAACAGTCAGCGGCATCCAGTAGAGAGGACCCTCAGCAGCCATCTACCCAGCACATTGGAAACTGCGGGTGAACACTGCAAAGATGACCAACTTCCTCATGGAAAACAAAGCCATTCCAGGCACACTGATGACTACCTGCATTCCATTCAGTATATTCCTTTTGATGATCCTCGAATACGGCATATTAAAATAGCACATCCAGAGAGCCTCCAGGACAACACTAAACACACTGAAAATACATGTAGCACCAATCCTACTGCTTTGCAggagaaaactatcaaactacaATACAATAGTGCCTTTTTGGATCCATCAAACTTACTAAATACTGTAAAGGGTGACAGAATTCCTGACAGCACAACACATAACAGGTGGTTGGCAGCATCCAACAGAGATCAGGAAAACTGGGCCTTGCCTGACCAAAGAGACAATGGTGACACAGATAACCACCTCCCTGAAAATGAAACTAATCAGGAGTACACAAAGGGCAACCTTTCTGTAAGAAACCCACATATGGATAGCACCTGTGAGACTGTCACTAGAGTAAAAAAGTTTGAACCTGGAACTGGGATGCAGAGCAAAAAgagttcaaagaaaaaaatgaatgaaactaTATTTTGTTTGGTGTCCATCCCAGTTAAATCTGAATCAAATCTGCCAGATACTGATAGGAACAATAACTTAACACAGAGCCCTGATAAGAAGAATGAATTTGATAACAATGGAGCTTTGCAAGAACAAAGTCTTTTAAGTATGTCTTCTACCGACTTGGAGTTACAAGCGCTCACAGGAAGCATGACCAATAAAACCGAGTTACAAAAACAAGAGCTGTGGAAACCAGAGGAGTTCAAACAAATGAATGACCTCAGATTTACTCAGCCTACAAAACACAGGGAACTCAAATACTCTGGCTCTTGGCCAGGTGATCAGTACAAAGACCAGCAAACGCAGACCTGTTTCACTGAAGACTCTAAAAGGTCACAATTTTTCTATGGTATAAAACCTGGTGAACCAAATAATAAACTGATGGCTCCAAAATTCTTAGCCTGTACAGCATCTTTGGTTGGATCAGAACAGGCAGGTTTGTCCCCCGATGACAGAAAATATAGGCAGAATGCATACAATATGAAAGGTCAGATGAACCTCAATCCATCCAGCAATAGTGCTTTTTCAAGGACTGCCACTTCAGTAATTCGGGTACATTCACCAAAGGCATACCGGAGCCAGCCTTACGGGTCCTGCATAACCATGCCTACCCAGGAAAGGGAAACTGGCACAAGTCCCAGGGGTGATGTGGTCAAGGGCAAAGCAAATGCTCCCTGCAAGAGTAAAGAACTATTTGGTCAGTTTCTCTTGAAACCTGTTGGTCGCCGTCCCTGGGATGCAATAAGTGAGTTAGAAAGTTTTAACAAGGAGCTCCAAGAACAGGAAGAAAGCACTAGTAGTGAAGATGGCGTGGAGAGTGAGGGAACAAAGCAGGACTGTGTTCCTACAAAGATAGGGACCTCCAGAACTGATGAATCAACCCAGGAACTCAGACCTTGTAAGCAGCTAAAAACTCTGGTACCAGATGTTCCTGTATTTAAACAAGGAAGAGTTAAAAGTAAGTCTGAAAGTTGGAGTATGGAGCTTAAGTCTGATGATCCACATATCTGTGTTGGATCACAAAGCTCCTTGAATGCGAAAGAGAGCAGTAGTTTAATCAAGCCAGCAGATGGAAGTGTGATAACAGAAACAAGTAACCAGGAAGTCAagaacagaacaaacaaacagggaGCTAGTTCAGGCCCAGGCAATAGAGTTTTGTCCAGTAGTCCAAATAATGCAAATCAGAGTAATCCATTCAATCATGTGGACTTAAAGGAGACAAAAGAAGATAGAAATTACATAGCTAAAATGTTAGATTTTGTAAAACGGAACAAAAGCGCAATTTCCAGGAGTGATAAACCTTTAGAGAGAGGATCTATAGTAAGATTGTCTTTAACTAGTAGAAATCAAGGTCATTCTGAGCCAGATTTGAGGTCGGTGGGACTGGATATTTACCCTGAACCTGGTGCTAACAACTCTGATTTTTCTTCTAATGCAAATGCAATGGAGATCCCCCAAAATGAGTCACTGCAGGCAAGAGCTGCAAGGATTCTGGGTATAGAAGTAGCAGTGGAGTCTCTAATTCCTGGGGACAGAACTGGCCTCCACCAATATACCAGCCCTGCAAATAGTGTCCAGGATCCTGAATTACCAGTAGGGGGAATAGCACGTGACAAAGTAGAAACAAAAGACGGCTCTTACGAGGGCAGACAAAAGTGTGACTGGACAGAAAGTTCTCTCTTTGCTGGAAAGAGAGACTTCTCATTTTGGACTGAATACCAGAGCACTGACCAAGAAGCCAGATCTAAAACTCTGGTGATTGAGCAAGGTTTTGAACAGCATGCGGGTCTCAACAGGCAAGATGAGGATCCAGACCTGCCTTGCAAGTCTGTTAAGCATCAACTTGCTGAAAGAAACGTGATCATTCCGAGCTCGGAAAAGAGAGTTAGAAGCACCTCAAAGGTGATTGAGACATTACAAGGCAAACTTGCCTCTCCTCCTAGCCGAACAGTCATGGATCGTTTGGTGCGAATGAAAGAAATTGATTCGGTTTCCCGTATGCGACGTCTGAGTATCAAGAGTGCAGATTCAGGGGAGGAAGTAGATGAGGAGAAATCTCCAAGGGTACAAGAGGAGAGAGGAAGCTATGCCCCACTCAGCAGTAATGAACTCCCTCGCAAAATGGTGCACACAGGTGCTGTTTCCAAGCGCATTATCTCTCTCGACGAAAATGGACACGTAACTACGATAGGCAAGAAGAAGGCTGACAGAGATTTTTGTTTAG